One Rickettsia prowazekii str. Breinl genomic region harbors:
- the ubiE gene encoding bifunctional demethylmenaquinone methyltransferase/2-methoxy-6-polyprenyl-1,4-benzoquinol methylase UbiE has product MYNTNFGFKKVDYTKKQWLINNIFSRVADKYDLMNDLMSIGLHRLWKDEFIMQIPNLNSNILDVASGSGDIALKLAKKAKDRGNNISLILSDINEEMLNNAKKKSIDLNLFQNIKFIVANAEELPFSDNSFDYYTIAFGIRNVPDINKALKEAYRVLKPMGKFVCLEFSKVKEGILKDFYKFYSFNIIPSIGQIIAGNKEAYEYLVESIALFPSQDDFRIMIKESGFEEVHYKNLSGGIVAIHSAYKI; this is encoded by the coding sequence ATGTACAACACAAACTTTGGCTTTAAGAAAGTAGATTACACTAAAAAACAATGGTTAATAAATAACATTTTTTCTAGAGTAGCTGATAAGTATGATTTAATGAATGATTTAATGAGTATTGGCTTACATCGTCTGTGGAAAGATGAGTTTATTATGCAAATTCCAAATCTTAACTCTAATATATTAGATGTCGCTAGCGGTAGTGGCGATATTGCTTTAAAACTCGCTAAAAAAGCAAAAGATCGAGGTAATAATATTTCTCTAATTTTAAGTGACATAAATGAAGAGATGTTAAATAATGCTAAAAAGAAATCAATTGATCTAAATCTATTTCAGAACATTAAATTTATTGTAGCAAATGCTGAAGAGTTGCCATTCTCAGATAATAGTTTCGATTATTATACTATAGCATTTGGTATTAGAAACGTACCTGACATTAATAAAGCTTTGAAGGAAGCTTATAGGGTATTAAAGCCTATGGGGAAGTTTGTATGTCTTGAGTTTTCAAAAGTAAAAGAGGGCATCTTAAAAGATTTTTATAAATTCTACTCATTTAATATTATACCTAGTATAGGTCAAATAATCGCAGGCAATAAAGAAGCATATGAATATTTGGTCGAAAGTATAGCTTTATTCCCATCACAAGATGATTTTAGAATAATGATTAAAGAATCTGGTTTTGAAGAGGTACATTATAAAAATTTGAGTGGTGGAATAGTTGCTATTCACAGTGCATATAAAATATGA
- the ubiB gene encoding 2-polyprenylphenol 6-hydroxylase, producing the protein MISIFLNLIRIFRIVSKKQILIDSRSPKYFRFIGYILALFFAPSSLIKKSREDYGKRLTDCLTDLGPIYIKFGQTLSTRADLVGAEIACYLRLLQDKLPPFDGAVARKLIYKSFIDHCKGEKSADAIISEHKQNVEKHSTNTCNVSLPFLHFDNNPIAAASISQVHKAQLITGGYVALKILRPDIRKKYNRDIKLLYFFAKIISKFSKAKRLKPITVIDKFHETMRFELDLRLEAAAASELKDNMRHDINVIIPKIYWDLTSENILTTEWLDGTSIYDISLLKEMNLEPKKIAQDFAVMFFNQAYRDGFFHADLHAGNILVNNQGKIILLDFGIMGRLKEKDRLSVAEILFAFLKRDYKLVAKVHLRAGYIPANTDLDLFAGSCRAVTEPIVGTPTKNISIGKLLTHLFKITEDFGMEVQPDLLILQKTLIMVEGIGRQLDSNVNMWQLAEPWIKKWAVKNLSPEAKLLRLIKHYLNSVNDIT; encoded by the coding sequence ATGATAAGTATTTTTTTAAATTTAATACGTATTTTCCGTATAGTCAGTAAAAAACAAATTCTCATTGATTCAAGAAGTCCTAAATATTTTAGATTTATAGGTTATATATTAGCTTTGTTTTTTGCTCCAAGTTCATTAATAAAAAAATCACGTGAAGATTACGGTAAACGTTTAACAGATTGTTTAACTGATCTTGGACCTATTTATATAAAATTTGGACAAACTCTTTCAACAAGAGCAGATTTAGTAGGAGCAGAGATAGCATGTTATTTAAGATTACTGCAAGATAAACTACCTCCTTTTGATGGAGCGGTGGCTCGAAAATTGATATATAAATCATTTATTGATCATTGTAAGGGTGAGAAAAGTGCCGATGCGATAATTTCGGAGCACAAACAAAATGTTGAAAAGCATTCTACAAATACTTGTAATGTATCTCTTCCTTTCCTACACTTCGACAACAATCCAATCGCTGCTGCCTCAATCTCACAAGTACATAAAGCACAACTTATAACTGGTGGATATGTAGCATTAAAAATTTTGCGTCCTGATATTCGGAAAAAATATAATAGAGATATTAAGTTACTATATTTTTTTGCAAAAATTATCTCAAAATTTTCTAAAGCAAAAAGGCTAAAACCTATTACAGTAATCGACAAATTCCATGAAACTATGAGATTTGAGCTTGATTTGAGGCTAGAAGCAGCAGCAGCTTCTGAGCTTAAGGATAATATGCGACATGATATTAACGTGATAATCCCTAAAATATATTGGGATTTAACGTCAGAAAATATACTAACTACTGAGTGGTTGGATGGAACTTCTATATATGATATTTCGCTTCTAAAAGAAATGAACTTAGAACCTAAAAAAATAGCTCAGGATTTTGCTGTAATGTTTTTCAATCAAGCTTACAGAGACGGCTTTTTTCATGCAGATTTACACGCAGGTAATATTTTAGTCAATAACCAAGGTAAGATTATTCTGCTTGATTTTGGTATTATGGGTAGACTTAAAGAAAAAGATCGTTTATCAGTTGCAGAAATTCTATTTGCCTTTTTAAAACGTGATTATAAATTAGTCGCTAAAGTACATTTAAGAGCAGGTTATATTCCTGCAAATACTGATTTAGATTTGTTCGCTGGAAGTTGTAGAGCAGTGACTGAACCTATAGTAGGAACACCAACAAAAAATATTTCAATTGGCAAGTTGTTGACGCATTTATTTAAAATCACGGAAGATTTCGGCATGGAAGTACAGCCAGATTTATTGATCTTACAAAAGACTTTAATAATGGTGGAAGGGATAGGAAGACAGTTAGACAGTAATGTTAATATGTGGCAGTTAGCTGAACCTTGGATTAAAAAATGGGCAGTAAAAAATCTAAGTCCTGAAGCGAAGTTATTACGTTTGATCAAGCACTACTTAAATAGTGTAAATGATATTACTTAA
- the der gene encoding ribosome biogenesis GTPase Der, with protein MTKKIITLVGRPNVGKSTLFNRLSIRKKAIVHDLPGVTRDRKYTDGKIGSFEFLLIDTPGLEENPDNMGERLMGQTTQAILEADLICFMVDGKSGVLPDDKLLSNFVRKYNKHCILVVNKCEKAFDFDKEYYKLGFDSIVIISAEHGIGLIDLYDAIISKLSVEESIERNIADPFRGDCLQIVVSGRPNAGKSTFINAIINDERLLTGPEAGITRESIEVDWQYKNTHIKLIDTAGLRKKSTITASLEKLSTSDTINSIKFANTVILMIDALAHVKQQDFNIASHIVNEGRSIIIVVNKWDLVKESEKEAFQKEFYYQINTHLPQIKGVPVLFISAINKQNIEQVLDACLKIYKIWNKKITTNKLNKWLDFTTKIHPLPLQKCGRRVRIKYMTQIKTRPPTFKLFSNNPGKITDSYTRYLVNNMRDAFDMHGIPIRFTYVKNKNPYV; from the coding sequence ATGACTAAAAAAATCATTACTTTAGTTGGTCGTCCTAATGTAGGCAAATCAACACTTTTTAATAGATTAAGTATACGTAAAAAGGCTATCGTTCATGATTTACCAGGGGTAACTAGAGATAGAAAATATACCGATGGTAAAATTGGCTCTTTTGAATTTTTGTTAATTGATACCCCAGGACTTGAAGAGAATCCTGATAACATGGGAGAGAGGTTAATGGGACAAACTACTCAAGCAATTTTAGAGGCAGATCTAATTTGCTTTATGGTTGACGGTAAAAGTGGAGTATTACCTGATGATAAGCTACTGAGTAACTTTGTTCGCAAATACAATAAGCATTGTATATTGGTAGTTAATAAGTGTGAAAAAGCTTTTGATTTTGATAAAGAGTACTACAAATTAGGCTTTGATAGTATTGTGATTATCTCTGCAGAGCATGGCATAGGATTAATTGATTTATATGACGCAATTATTTCTAAATTATCTGTAGAAGAATCAATTGAGCGAAATATAGCAGATCCGTTCAGAGGAGATTGTTTGCAGATAGTAGTTAGTGGCAGACCTAACGCTGGAAAATCTACTTTTATAAATGCTATTATTAATGATGAAAGATTATTAACAGGTCCTGAAGCAGGAATTACGCGTGAATCAATTGAAGTTGATTGGCAATATAAAAATACTCATATTAAATTGATTGATACGGCAGGACTCCGTAAAAAATCTACTATCACAGCATCTTTAGAAAAATTATCGACATCAGATACTATTAACTCTATTAAATTTGCTAATACCGTAATCTTAATGATTGATGCTTTAGCTCATGTAAAACAGCAAGATTTTAATATTGCAAGCCATATTGTAAATGAGGGAAGAAGTATAATTATAGTAGTTAATAAATGGGATTTAGTTAAAGAATCTGAAAAAGAAGCGTTTCAGAAAGAATTTTATTATCAGATAAATACTCATCTACCTCAAATTAAAGGTGTCCCAGTTCTATTTATCTCAGCTATAAATAAACAAAATATTGAGCAAGTTTTAGATGCTTGTCTTAAAATTTATAAAATTTGGAATAAGAAAATAACAACCAACAAATTAAATAAATGGCTTGATTTTACTACAAAAATACATCCATTGCCTCTACAAAAATGTGGTAGAAGAGTACGTATAAAATATATGACACAAATAAAAACACGCCCACCTACTTTCAAGTTATTCTCCAACAATCCAGGAAAAATTACTGATAGTTATACTAGGTATTTAGTAAACAATATGCGTGATGCTTTTGATATGCATGGTATTCCTATCAGATTTACTTACGTAAAAAACAAAAATCCTTATGTATAA
- the xth gene encoding exodeoxyribonuclease III gives MKIATWNINSIKTRLNLLRNFLSKENPDILLLQEIKCETEKFPFNELSDLPYHFYVHGQKSYNGVAIISKFPADQIIKDFQNNYCNDQARFLEIKLSSPIGYSNIISLYAPNGSFVGSNKFVEKLKFYDNFINYLSTKKSCYEKTIIGGDFNIAPFDIDVYSKVLTETTCCTEVEQKKLRTILNSGFEDLYRLMHPDKQEFSWWDYRAGCFEQNKGMRIDMILGCNNTIDYLERCYMDYNLRTQKKPSDHIPIIASFCHSLSTKSGIKY, from the coding sequence ATGAAAATAGCTACTTGGAATATTAACTCTATAAAAACAAGACTTAATTTATTGCGTAACTTTTTATCTAAAGAGAATCCGGACATTTTATTATTACAAGAGATAAAATGTGAAACAGAAAAATTTCCTTTTAATGAATTATCTGATTTACCTTATCATTTTTATGTTCACGGACAAAAATCATATAATGGCGTTGCTATAATTTCAAAATTTCCAGCTGATCAAATCATTAAGGACTTTCAGAATAATTACTGCAACGATCAAGCAAGATTCCTAGAAATAAAATTATCATCACCTATAGGATATAGTAATATCATCTCACTCTATGCTCCTAACGGTTCATTTGTCGGTAGCAATAAATTTGTAGAAAAGCTTAAATTTTATGATAATTTTATCAATTATCTATCTACTAAAAAATCTTGTTACGAAAAAACTATCATAGGTGGTGACTTCAATATTGCACCATTCGATATAGACGTATATTCTAAGGTACTCACTGAAACTACTTGTTGTACTGAGGTTGAACAAAAAAAATTGCGTACTATTCTTAATTCTGGATTTGAGGATTTGTATAGATTAATGCATCCGGATAAACAAGAATTTTCATGGTGGGATTATAGAGCAGGATGTTTTGAACAAAATAAAGGTATGAGAATTGATATGATTCTTGGTTGTAATAATACAATTGACTATTTAGAAAGATGCTATATGGATTATAATTTAAGGACTCAAAAAAAACCTTCAGATCATATACCGATAATTGCAAGTTTTTGCCATAGCTTGTCTACTAAATCTGGCATCAAATACTAA
- the xseA gene encoding exodeoxyribonuclease VII large subunit has product MIDNCIANQASKEFSVSEISNKIKELLENNFGYIKVKGEISGLKRASSGHAYFNLKENTAILACTCWRPILAKIKFPLNDGMEVVIGGKLSSYSGNSRYQLSVDNLQPAGLGAMLQILNERKTRLEKEGLFNKKRIPIPFLPDKIGVITSITGAVIKDIIHRIRERFPTRIIIWQVSVQGENSGHEMAEAIEGFNNLEEIHKPSVIIVARGGGSIEDLWSFNDEILVRAAYNSKIPIISAVGHEADYTLIDLAADKRAPTPTAAAEFAVPVRSILNNTIQSYEKILFNNTNRLIKYHEQSIVNYDKIHSYFSYYINNRQQLLDEIGFNLLDVLIRFIALKETKIKSFSKERINYAKIINYKILELTHQTAYLFKSVNNTLKNFEYKLELNSTLLASLDYHNVLKRGFAIVKGDAGNFLSSKSAATNEQSLNIKFFDGEINVVLSCHDLNTRSN; this is encoded by the coding sequence ATGATAGACAATTGCATTGCAAATCAAGCATCTAAAGAGTTCTCAGTTAGTGAGATTTCTAATAAAATTAAAGAATTATTAGAAAATAATTTTGGCTATATTAAGGTAAAAGGAGAAATTTCTGGTTTAAAAAGAGCTAGTTCAGGTCATGCTTATTTTAACTTAAAAGAAAATACTGCCATTTTAGCTTGTACTTGTTGGCGCCCTATTCTTGCTAAAATAAAATTTCCTTTAAATGACGGCATGGAAGTAGTAATTGGTGGTAAACTCTCAAGTTACTCAGGTAATTCACGCTATCAATTATCGGTAGATAATTTGCAACCTGCAGGACTTGGAGCTATGCTACAAATTCTTAATGAGCGCAAAACCCGTTTAGAAAAAGAAGGACTCTTTAATAAGAAACGTATTCCTATACCTTTTTTACCTGATAAAATAGGCGTTATCACTTCAATAACCGGAGCTGTTATTAAAGATATTATTCATCGTATTCGTGAACGTTTTCCGACGCGGATAATAATATGGCAGGTTAGCGTGCAAGGGGAAAATTCCGGCCATGAAATGGCGGAAGCAATTGAAGGATTTAACAATTTAGAAGAGATACATAAACCAAGTGTGATAATTGTTGCTAGAGGTGGGGGTTCTATAGAAGATCTTTGGTCATTTAACGATGAGATATTAGTACGTGCTGCTTATAACTCAAAAATTCCTATTATTTCTGCAGTAGGTCATGAAGCAGATTATACTTTAATAGATCTAGCAGCAGACAAAAGAGCCCCAACACCTACTGCTGCAGCAGAATTTGCTGTACCTGTACGATCTATTTTGAATAATACAATCCAATCTTATGAAAAAATATTATTTAATAATACTAACCGATTAATTAAATATCACGAACAAAGTATAGTAAATTACGATAAAATACACAGCTATTTCTCCTATTATATAAATAATAGGCAGCAATTACTAGACGAAATCGGTTTTAATTTGCTAGATGTTTTAATACGATTTATTGCTCTCAAAGAAACAAAAATTAAATCTTTTTCTAAAGAAAGGATCAATTATGCTAAAATCATCAATTACAAAATATTAGAATTAACACATCAAACAGCGTATCTATTCAAATCGGTAAATAATACCTTGAAAAACTTTGAATATAAACTAGAATTAAACAGTACATTACTTGCAAGCCTTGATTATCATAACGTATTAAAACGAGGTTTTGCTATAGTTAAAGGAGACGCAGGAAATTTCTTATCTTCTAAATCTGCCGCCACAAATGAGCAGAGTCTAAATATTAAATTTTTTGATGGTGAAATTAATGTAGTATTATCATGCCATGACTTGAACACGAGATCCAATTAA